The Streptomyces sp. NBC_00162 sequence ACACGGTCAAGGAGGGCGAGAAGATCTCGGAGTACGACGCGATCGCCGCCCTCATGATCCCGTCGGCCAACAACATCGCGCGGCTGCTCGCGCGCTGGAACTCCGGTTCCCAGGAGGCGTTCGTCAAGAAGATGAACGACACCGCCAAGGAACTCGGCATGACCAACACCACCTACACCGACCCCTCGGGCCTGGACGCGACCACGGTCAGCACCGCCGAGGACCAGGTGAAGCTGGGCCTCAAGCTCGTCGAGATCGAGACCCTGCTGGACATCACCAAGAAGCCGAGCTGGGTCGACCCGTCGGGCAAAAAGTGGGACAACTGGAACCGCCTCGTTCCGTACAACGACTCGCTCGGCATCAAGACCGGTACGACGACGAAGGCCGGCGGAAACCTCCTCTTCGCAGCCCAGAAGAAGATCGGCAACACCAACCAGCTGATCGTCGGAGCCGTCCTGGCCCAGCACAAGCCGCCGATCATCGACAGCGTGATCTCCGCGAGCAAGCAGCTGATGATCGCCACCCAGAAGGCCCTGGAGGGCGCGCCCGTCGTGAAGAAGGGCGCCGTCGTGGGCTACGTGGACGACGGGCTCGGCGGCCGGACCCCGGTCGTCGCCACCGCCGACGTGCAGGCGGTCGGCTGGGCCTCGCTCAACGTGAACGTGAAGCTGGCCGGCGGCGGCGGCAAGATCCCGCAGACCGCGAAGGCCGGAACCGAGATCGGCGTGCTGACCGTCGGCGAGGGCGCCAGCCAGGTCAAGGTGCCGGTGGCCCTGCAGAGCGAGCTCGCCGCACCCGGCATCGGCAGCAAGCTGACGCGCGTCGGCTGAGCGTCGGTGAGAGCGTGAATCCGGCGTCCCGGGCAACCCCGGGGCGCCGGGACGCGTCTTGGGTCCAGGGACGTGGACGTGTGTGCGGGTGTGGACTCATGTGTTGGGGAGTACGTCAGTGACCACCGCTGAGCAGCGGCAGCAGCAGGAGGGCCGGCGCGGCGAGGGCCACGGCGGTGGCGCGGCGGTGTCCGCGCCCCCCGCCCCCGCTCCCGGTGGCATAGGAACCCGGGCTCTGGACCGGATCCGCCGTCACCCGGTCGCCGTGTCGACGCTGCTCGCCGGGGTCCTGCACGTCGTCTGGTTCTTCAGCTTCGCCAACAGCGGCGGCGACCTCGCCGCGCAGGACGCCTGGGCCGAGTTCGTCGGCCGCCATCCCGACTCGGCGTACAACCTCGCCTGGTACGGCGGCATGCACCCCGTCTCGTACAGCGTGGTCTCGCCGTACCTCATGCACATGCTCGGCGTCCGGACCACGATGATGATCGCGGGCACCGTCTCGGCCGGGCTGCTCGCCCTGGTCCTGACCCGCTGCCGCGGCGCCGTGCGCGAGCCCCTGTGGCCCGCCCTGGCCGGGGTGTACGGGCTGCTCTGCAACGCCCTGTCGGGCCGCGTCACCTTCGGCCTCGGCGTGATGTTCGCGCTGGGCGCCGTCGCCGCCGTCTTCTGCTGGCCGCGCAAATGGTCGGAGCGGCGCTGGGCCAAGGCGGCCGTGGCGGCTCCGCTGGCCGGGCTCGCGACCGCCTCCAGCCCGGTCGCCGGGCTCTTCCTCGGGGTGATCGCGGCCGCGCTGTTCCTGAGCCGGCGGCGGCCGGGTGCGTACGCGCTGGGCCTGGCCCCGGTGGTCGTGGTAGGGCTGTCGGCCTGGCTGTTCCCCTTCTCCGGGACGCAGCCGATGAAGTTCGGCTCGGCCTGGCTGCCCTTCGTGTTCGCGCTTGCGGTGCTGTTCCTCGTACCCGAGCGGTGGAAGACGGTCCGGATCGCCTCGGCCGTCTACGCCTTCGGGGTCTTCCTGACCTGGGCGATCGACTCCCAGATCGGCTCGAACGTCACCCGGCTGATCATGCTCTTCGGCGGGGCGGTGCTGCTCGCGGCCCTCCCGTACGAGTTCCCGCGCTCGCGGCGGTGGTACGCGCTGCTGCTCGCCTTCGCTGGGCTGAACATCTGGATCACCACCAACAGCATCACGGACATCGTCCGCACCACCCCGGTGGCCGCCTGGAACCGTGAGCTGGCCCCGCTCGTCGACCAGCTGCAGAAGGCGGGCGCCGACCGCGGCCGGGTCGAGGTGGTCCCGGCCAGCAGTCACCGCGAATCCTCCGCCTTCCCCTCGTACGTGAACCTCGCGCGCGGCTGGAACCGGCAGGCCGACCTGGAGCGGAACCCGCTCTTCTACGACGACACGCTGACCGCCGACAGCTACCGGGCCTGGCTGGAGCGCTGGGCGGTGCACTACGTGGTGCTGCCCGCCGACAAACCGGACTCGGGCGGGGAGGACGAGGCGAAGCTGGTGCGCGAGGGGCTCCCGTACCTCCAGCAGGTGTGGGGCGACACGAACTGGCAGCTGTTCAAGGTCCACCAGCCGACGGACCTGGTGTCCGGGCCGGCGACGGTGGTGCGGGCCGGCGCCGACCGGCTCGTGATCGACGTGAAGCAGGCCGGGCGGGTGCTGGTGCGGATCCCGCACTCGCCGTGGCTGGGGCTGGTGGACACGGCGGGCAAGCCGGTGGCGCCGCCGGAGGAGACCTTCGCGTCGAAGGCGAAGGCGGCCGCTGTGAAGGAGTACGCGAACACGGCTGGATGCCTGTTCAAGGCCGCTCCGGACGAGGCGGGCGACGTGTGGACGGAGCTGCTGGCGCCGACCCCGGGGGAGTACCGGGTGGCGGCGAAGTACCAGCTGCCGCGGGGCACGCCCTGCCCGGAGGAGCTGGTCCACGGCACGCTGGGGCCGCCGGAGCGGCCGGCGCCGCCCCGGCCTTGATCCACAATTCTTTTACGTCCGGTCCGGGTGCGTTGGTCCGTATATCTGCATACGATCCCAGTAGTCCGATTGGGTGCTTCCCGAGGGAGTTGACGACGGGATGAGCAAAGAGCAGAAGCAGAACTTCCGAGCGGCGTTCCAGGCTCAGGAACCGGACCGGCCGCCGCGTCCGGCGGGCCACGGCTTCGACGGTATGTTGCGGACCAAGGTCAAGGGCGGGGCGCACACGAAGGCGGCCCTGAAGCGGGCCGGGACTCCGCAGGGCGACCGCATCGGCGAGCGCAGCAGAGGGCTGAGCTGAGCTGAACTGATCTGACCCTTTCGCGACGCCCTTCCGGCTCCGGCCGGAAGGGCTTTCCGATGCCGTCACGACTGCCGTCACGACTTCGCGGGGGAGCATCCGGACAACCGTTACATTGCCGACGGATGGCCCACACGTGCCCCTCGTAACGTCATCCGTATGACCCGTACCCTCGCCCCCGCCCGCCGTGCACTGGCGGTGACCGTCCTCGCCGCCACCGTCACCGGCACCCTCGCCGCCTGCGGCTCCGGCTCCGGCCCCGAGCTGCCCCCGGACCCCAAGGTCGGCAGCACGGCGGCCCCGGCCGCCGACACCGGCGGCCGCGCACCGGCCCTGCCCCGGTCCCGGCCGACCGGCATGAAGATCGACGCTGCGGGCGTGGACGCGAAGAAGATGGTCGATCTCAAGGTGGACGCCGCCTCCGGCGAGCTGGGCGTGCCCAACGCCGACACCGACGCGAACAGCCCCGGCTGGTGGACCGAGGG is a genomic window containing:
- a CDS encoding MFS transporter, with product MTTAEQRQQQEGRRGEGHGGGAAVSAPPAPAPGGIGTRALDRIRRHPVAVSTLLAGVLHVVWFFSFANSGGDLAAQDAWAEFVGRHPDSAYNLAWYGGMHPVSYSVVSPYLMHMLGVRTTMMIAGTVSAGLLALVLTRCRGAVREPLWPALAGVYGLLCNALSGRVTFGLGVMFALGAVAAVFCWPRKWSERRWAKAAVAAPLAGLATASSPVAGLFLGVIAAALFLSRRRPGAYALGLAPVVVVGLSAWLFPFSGTQPMKFGSAWLPFVFALAVLFLVPERWKTVRIASAVYAFGVFLTWAIDSQIGSNVTRLIMLFGGAVLLAALPYEFPRSRRWYALLLAFAGLNIWITTNSITDIVRTTPVAAWNRELAPLVDQLQKAGADRGRVEVVPASSHRESSAFPSYVNLARGWNRQADLERNPLFYDDTLTADSYRAWLERWAVHYVVLPADKPDSGGEDEAKLVREGLPYLQQVWGDTNWQLFKVHQPTDLVSGPATVVRAGADRLVIDVKQAGRVLVRIPHSPWLGLVDTAGKPVAPPEETFASKAKAAAVKEYANTAGCLFKAAPDEAGDVWTELLAPTPGEYRVAAKYQLPRGTPCPEELVHGTLGPPERPAPPRP
- a CDS encoding sortase domain-bontaining protein, which encodes MTRTLAPARRALAVTVLAATVTGTLAACGSGSGPELPPDPKVGSTAAPAADTGGRAPALPRSRPTGMKIDAAGVDAKKMVDLKVDAASGELGVPNADTDANSPGWWTEGVTPGEKGVSVLVAHFDTKYGPALMKDVKKIKLGDLVEVPREDGKTAKFKIREIEDVNKKDFPTDKVYGDTGRPELRLLTCGGELKDGHRTNNVIFYADLVA